One Hippoglossus stenolepis isolate QCI-W04-F060 chromosome 9, HSTE1.2, whole genome shotgun sequence genomic region harbors:
- the LOC118115272 gene encoding potassium voltage-gated channel subfamily V member 2, translating to MGSTSKVANLWNRRQSLFPNYKVADSSLNRRPSEIVYPLAKESCVKTWNSMQELSRDIYDIYAEYEEEDDDNALYGFSKQISPAKRNYMININVGGKPYQIAYKMAAKYPKTRIGRLATYTDHNMKLDLCDDYIVTDNEYFFDRDPDVFHTIFNFYRTGVLWIKDELCPRNFLEEINYWGVRIKNTHRCCRISFEERQDELNDQLKIQRELEAEVEIEENEELFHDMFMGRMRRAIWNLMEKPFSSIQAKLMALASSLFVLISLVAMTLNTVEEMQYRTAKGQLSGKTYWEHVESMCIAFFTMEYLLRLVSTPDIKSFSRSMLNTVDLVAILPQYVQAILEFFDNEENYMKHEADMQAVGQVGKLGQVLRIMRLMRIFRILKLARHSTGLRAFGFTLRQCYQQVGCLFLFIAMGIFSFSAMVYTVEHDMPNTNFTSIPHAWWWAAVSISTVGYGDIYPETILGRIFAFVCIAFGIILNGLPISILFNKFSDYYSKLKSNQYTASSKKRGRVRFANRTAMKLNHWFGSSHGPAR from the exons ATGGGGAGCACCAGCAAGGTGGCCAACTTGTGGAACCGGCGCCAGAGTCTCTTCCCCAACTACAAAGTTGCAGATTCGTCTCTTAATCGAAGACCCTCAGAGATTGTTTACCCACTGGCCAAGGAAAGCTGCGTGAAGACATGGAACTCCATGCAGGAGCTGAGCAGAGACATCTACGACATTTATGCAGAGTATGAGGAAGAGGACGATGACAACGCCCTGTATGGCTTCTCCAAGCAGATTTCACCTGCCAAGAGGAACTACATGATCAACATCAATGTAGGGGGGAAGCCATATCAGATAGCCTACAAGATGGCTGCCAAGTACCCCAAGACCAGAATAGGACGACTGGCCACTTACACTGACCACAACATGAAGCTGGACCTGTGCGATGACTACATTGTGACCGACAACGAGTACTTCTTTGACAGGGACCCGGACGTCTTCCACACCATCTTCAACTTCTACAGGACTGGCGTGCTGTGGATCAAGGACGAGCTGTGTCCCCGCAACTTCCTGGAGGAAATCAACTACTGGGGTGTGAGGATCAAGAACACCCATCGCTGCTGCCGCATCTCCTTTGAGGAGAGGCAGGACGAGCTGAACGATCAGCTGAAGATCCAGAgggagctggaggctgaggtGGAGATCGAGGAGAACGAGGAGCTGTTTCACGACATGTTCATGGGCCGGATGCGTCGAGCCATCTGGAACCTGATGGAGAAGCCGTTTTCGTCCATTCAGGCCAAGTTAATGGCTCTGGCCTCCAGCCTGTTTGTCCTGATCTCGCTGGTGGCCATGACTCTCAACACAGTGGAGGAGATGCAGTACAGAACTGCCAAAGGTCAGCTCAGTGGCAAGACATACTGGGAGCACGTGGAGTCCATGTGCATCGCCTTCTTCACCATGGAGTACCTGCTTCGTCTGGTGTCCACTCCTGACATCAAGTCCTTCAGCAGGAGCATGCTCAACACCGTGGACCTGGTCGCCATCCTGCCCCAGTACGTGCAGGCCATCCTGGAGTTCTTCGACAACGAGGAAAACTACATGAAGCACGAGGCCGACATGCAGGCAGTGGGGCAGGTGGGGAAGCTGGGCCAAGTGTTGAGGATCATGAGGCTGATGAGAATCTTTCGCATCTTGAAGCTGGCGCGACACTCCACAGGCCTGCGCGCGTTTGGCTTCACTCTGCGTCAGTGCTACCAGCAAGTGGgctgcctcttcctcttcatcgcCATGGGCATCTTCAGCTTCTCTGCCATGGTTTACACTGTGGAGCATGACATGCCGAACACAAACTTCACCAGCATTCCTCATGCATGGTGGTGGGCTGCT GTCAGCATTTCCACTGTGGGCTACGGAGACATCTACCCAGAGACCATACTGGGTCGTATCTTCGCCTTTGTCTGCATCGCTTTTGGAATCATTCTCAACGGCCTGCCCATATCCATCCTCTTCAACAAGTTCTCGGACTATTACTCTAAACTCAAGTCCAATCAGTACACAGCCTCCTCGAAGAAACGAGGGAGGGTGAGATTTGCCAATAGGACGGCGATGAAGCTCAACCACTGGTTTGGAAGCAGCCATGGTCCTGCACGCTGA
- the LOC118115048 gene encoding transmembrane protein 150A: protein MTAWIVLPVSLSAFSITGIWIVYAMAVMNHHVCPVENWSYNVTCTEELPRPGFPKTCCTIQDIPLISKCGSFPPESCLFSLIGNVGAFMVVMVCLLRYAQVIEHSHRCWVNTSALVSGCTNAVGLVMVGNFQVDHAKSLHYVGAGVAFPAGLLFVCLQCVLTYRVAVTALDYWMAHFRVALALGAMVSLVLSGIFFIHESFILQHAAAICEWVFTVDILVFYGTFTYEFGTVTSETMMVGLQRSHHGSGVIMGGPRARGSTLSGATKGLKSPGGSSTSTHLNCTPESIAML, encoded by the exons ATGACTGCCTGGATCGTCCTGCCTGTCAGCCTCTCTGCCTTCTCCATCACAGGAATATGGATTGT ATATGCCATGGCTGTGATGAATCACCATGTTTGTCCTGTGGAGAACTG GTCTTACAATGTGACGTGCACAGAGGAGCTGCCCCGACCAGGCTTCCCCAAGACATGCTGCACCATCCAGGACATCCCACTCATCAG TAAATGTGGCTCCTTCCCTCCTGAGAGCTGCCTGTTCAGCCTGATTGGCAACGTCGGAGCTTTCATGG TGGTGATGGTGTGCCTTCTGCGCTACGCCCAGGTGATCGAGCATAGCCACAGATGTTGGGTCAACACCAGCGCTCTTGTGTCGGGCTGCACCAACGCTGTGGGTCTGGTCATGGTGGGCAACTTCCAG GTTGATCATGCCAAATCTCTACACTATGTGGGAGCGGGTGTGGCATTTCCAGCCgggctgctgtttgtgtgtctgcagtgtgttcTCACCTACCGTGTAGCTGTCACTGCCCTCGACTACTGGATGGCTCATTTCCGGGTGGCACTGGCACTGGGAGCCATGGTCTCACTCGTCCTCA GCGGTATCTTCTTCATCCACGAGAGCTTCATCCTGCAGCACGCTGCAGCCATCTGCGAGTGGGTCTTCACAGTAGACATCCTGGTCTTTTACGGAACCTTCACCTACGAGTTTGGCACCGTCACCAGCGAGACCATGATGGTGGGCCTGCAGCGGAGTCACCATGGCTCAGGTGTTATCATGGGGGGCCCCAGGGCCCGGGGCTCGACACTAAGCGGGGCGACTAAGGGCCTCAAGTCCCCAGGTGGGAGCAGCACATCCACACATCTCAACTGTACCCCGGAGAGCATCGCCATGTTGTAG